Part of the Excalfactoria chinensis isolate bCotChi1 unplaced genomic scaffold, bCotChi1.hap2 Scaffold_381, whole genome shotgun sequence genome is shown below.
CCCATAGAGTTGGGGATGACCCATGGATTTGGGGACCACATGACGGCCTTGGTGACCATGGTGCCTACCTGCCCTCGGGCATGGGGTGCCGATGGTCGATGTAGCTCTTGAGGGTGAGGGCCACCTTCTCCTGCAGCTGGTCAATGAAATCCCTCTGGGTGACGCTGGCGTGGTCTGGGGGACAACGGGTGGCCATCAGCAGGAGGAGGCCGAAGGGGCAGCCCCACATTGGTCACCACGTCCCCTACCTGGAGAGAAGAGCAGCATGGCCACCAGCAGGACGTACTCGGCCTCGTGCAGCCGCAGCTTCTTCAGGCTGATGTGGAATTTGAGCAATGGCTCCAGGTAGATCTGCTGGAAACCGGCTGTGGAGAGCAATGGGGATGAACGATGGGGAGGGGGACACGGCCGTCCCCGCTGCCCAACCTCAGTGCTCACCCAGAGCTCCGTCCTTGATGGTGAAGCAATGCTGCCCGCACTCCCAGGCGTTGGTCTCCTCGTTGAACACCGTGTTGAATTGGATCTGGCAGATCCCCAACGTGGCACCTTTCAGCAGCGAGATCTGGTCGTCGATGGGCAGCCCTCTGCGGGGGGACAAGATGGTGGCGTTGGGATGGGGCGACGTTGGGGGATGGCAACGTGTGGGGATGGCAACGTGTTGGGATGGCATCGTGTTGGGATGGCATCGTGTGGGGATGGCAATGTGTTGGGATGGCATTGAGTTGGGATGGCAACGTGTTGGGATGGCAATGTGTGGGGATGGCATCGTGTGGGGATGGCAACGTGTTGGGATGGCAACGTGTGGGGATGGCATCGTGTTGGGATGGCAATGTGTTGGGATGGCAACGTGTGGGGATGGCAACGTGTTGGGATGGCAACGTGTGGGGATGGCATCGTGTGGGGATGGCAACGTGTGGGGATGGCAACATGTGGGGATGGCAACGTGTTGGGATGGCAATGTGTTGGGATGGCATCGTGTTGGGATGGCATCGTGTTGGGATGGCAATGTGTTGGGATGGCAACGTGTTGGGATGGCATCGTGTTGGGATGGCAACGTGTTGGGATGGCAACGTGTTGGGATGGCAACGTGTGGGGATGGCAACGTGTTGGGATGGCAACGTGTTGGGATGGCAACGTGTGGGGATGGCAACGTGTTGGGATGGCATCGTGTTGGGATGGCATCGTGTTGGGATGGCATCGTGTTGGGATGGCATCGTGTTGGGATGGCAACGTGTGGGGATGGCATCGTGTTGGGATGGCAATGTGTTGGGATGGCAACGTGTTGGGATGGCAATGTGTTGGGATGGCAACGTGTTGGGATGGCATCGTGTGGGGATGGCAACGTGTTGGGATGGCATCGTGTTGGGATGGCACCACGTTGGGGGACATCACCATGTTGGGGATGGCATTGTGTTGGGGGATGGCATTGAGTTGGGATGGCATGGTGTTATAGCATTGAGTTGGGGGATGGCGTTGAGCTGGGGGATGGCATTGAGTTGGGGGATAGCATTGAACTGGGGGATGGCACGGTGTTATAGCATCGAATTGGGGGCTGGCACTGAGTTGGGGGATGGCATCGAATTGGGGGATGGCATCAAATTGGGGGATGGCATGGTGTTATGGCATCATGTTGGGGGCTGGCATTGCGTTGGGGGATGGCATTGAGTTGGGGAATGGCACTGAGTTGGGGGTTGGCATCATATTGGGGGATGGCACGGTGTTATAGCATTGAGATGGGGACTGGCATCATGTTGGGGGCTGGCACTGAGTTAAGGGATGGCATTGAGTTGGGGGGTGGCATCGTGTTGGGGGATGGCACGGTGTTACGGCATCATGTTGGGGGTTGGCATTGAGTTGGGGGATGGCATGGTGTTATGGCATTGCGTTGGGGGCTGGCATTGAGTTGAGGAATGGCATTGAGTTGAGGGATGGCATTGAACTGGGGGATGGCATTGTGTTATAGCATTGAGCTGGGGGGTGGCATTGAGTTGAGGGATGGCATCATGTTGAGGGTTGGCAATGAGTTGGGGAATGGCACGGTGTTATAGCGTTGAGTTGGGGGTTGGCATCAAGTTCAGGGCTGGCATCATGTTGGGGGCTGGCATTGAGTTGGGATGGCATGGTGTTAGAGCACTGAATTGGTGGCTGGCATTGAGTTGGAGGCTGGCATTGAGTTGGGGGTTGGCATTGAGTTGGGGGATGGCACGATGTTATAGCATTGAGTTGGGGGCTGGCATCATGTTCAGGGCTGGCATTGAGTTGGAGGATGGCATAGAATTGGGGGATGGTATGGTGTTATAGCACTGAATTGGGGGCTGGCATTGAGTTGGGGCTGGCATTGAGTTGGGGGCTGGCATTGAGCTGGGGGCAGTCAGGGCATTATGGCTTTGTGTTGCGGGACAGCCACCCCTCCATTGCTCTCACCTGAAGGCCGGGATCTCCTTGGCGAATTTAATGACCTGCTGGATCATGAAGGTGCTGAGATCAGCAAAATGGGGCAGGATGGAGAAGACGTCGGGCAGCACGTCCTCATCCAGACAGTCCAACTGCGGGGAGGCCGAAGGGACGCCGCAGCCGGGTGGGCTTTGGGAGCACGGGCCGGGGATGCAGAGCCGCACTGCAGGCTATGGGGCAGAGATGTGGCATCAGCACCATGTTGGGACCCAACACCAACATGGCCATGGGACCCAACACCAACATGACCATGGGACCCAACATCAATATGGCCATGGGACCCAACACCAACATGGCCATGGGACCCAACACCCATATGGCCATGGGACCCAACACCAACATGGCCATGGGACCCAACACCAATATGGCCATGGGACCCAACACCAATATGGCCATGGCACCCAACACCCATATGGCCATGGGACCCAACACCAACATGGCCATGGGACTCAACACCAACATGGCCATGGGACCCAAAATCAATATGGCCATGGGACCCAACACCAACATGGCCATGGGACCCAACACCAACATGGTCATGGGACCCAACACCAACATGGTCATGGGACCCAACACCAATATGGCCATGGGACCCAACACCAACATGGTCATGGGACCCAACACCAACATGGCCATGGGACCCAACACCAATATGGCCATGGGACCCAACACCAACATGGCCATGGGACCCAACACCAATATGGCCATGGGACCCAACACCAACATGGCCATGGGACCCAACACCAACATGGCCATGGGACCCAAAATCAATATGGCCATGGGACCCAAAACCAACATGGCCATGGGACCCAACACCAACATGGCCATGGCACCCAACACCAATATGGCCATGGGACCCAGCACCAATATGGCCATGGGACCCAACACCAATATGGCCATGGGACCCAGCACCAATATGGCCATGGCACCCAACACCAATATGGCCATGGGACCCAACACCAACATGGTCATGGGACCCAACACCAACATGGCCATGGCACCCAACTCCAATATGGCCATGGGACCCAACACCAATATGGCCATGGGACCCAACACCAATATGGCCATGGGACCCAACACCCATATGGCCATGGGACCCAACACCCATATGGCCATGGGACCCAACACCAATATGGCCATGGGACCCAACACCAACATGGCCATGGGACCCAACACCAATATGGCCATGGGACCCAACACCAACATGGCCATGGGACCCAACACCAATATGGCCATGGGACCCAACACCAACATGGCCATGGGACCCAACACCAATATGGCCATGGGACCCGACACCAACATGGAACTGGTTCCCAGCTCACCTGGTAGTGCTGGAACTGGGAGAAGCTGGAGTCGAAGGTGCGTTGGTGGGCGGCAATGAGGATGTTgatcagctcctgctgctctgctgtcagccCGCCTGGTTGGGCCAAACGCCTCTGCAGCCTCAGAGCACGACGGCGGCACAGCGCCTCCTCCGACATGATCACTGCAACAGCCGCACCAGCATGGCACCAATATGGCACCCATATGGCACCCAGCATGGCACCCATATGGCACCCAGTATGGCACCCATATGGCACCCATATGGCACCCATATGGCAACCAGTATGGCACCCATATGGCACCCATATGGCACCCATATGGCAACCAGTATGGGAACCAGTATGGCACCCATATGGCACCCATATGGCAACCAGTATGGCACCAATATGGCACCCAGCATGGCAAAGAGTATGGCACCCATATGGCAACCAGTATGGCACCCATATGGCACCCATATGGCAACCAGTATGGCACCCATATGGCACCAATATGGCACCAATATGGCACCCATATGGCAACCAGCATGGCACCCATATGGCAACCAGTATGGCACCAATATGGCAACCAGTATGGCACCCATATGGCAACCAGTATGGCACCAATATGGCAACCAGTATGGCACCCATATGGCAACCAGTATGGCACCAATATGGCAACCAGTATGGCACCCATATGGCAACCAGTATGGCACCCATATGGCAACCAGTATGGCAACCAGTATGGCACCCATATGGCAACCAGTATGGCAGCCATATGGCAACCAGTATGGCACCCAGCATGGCACCCATATGGCACCCAATATGGCAACCAGTATGGCACCCATATGGCACCCATATGGCACCCATATGTCAACCAATATGGCACCCTTATGGCTCCCATATGGCAACCAGTATGGCACCCAGTATGGCACCCATATGGCAACCAGTATGGCACCCATATGGCACCCATATGGCAACCAGTATGGCACCCATATGGCACCCAATATGGCACCCAATATGGCAACCAGTATGGCACCCATATGGCAACCAGTATGGCACCCATATGGCACCCATATGGCACCCATATGGCACCCATATGGCACCCAATATGGCAACCAGTATGGCACCCATATGGCAACCAGTATGGCACCCATATGGCACCCATATGGCAACCAGTATGGCAACCAGTATGGCACCCATATGGCAACCAGTATGGCACCCATATGGCACCCATATGGCAACCAGTATGGCACCCATATGGCATCCATATGGCAACCAGTATGGCACCCATATGGCAACCAGTATGGCCTTTGTCCCATCTAGGCCTCCACCATTGTCCCATTTAGAACCTCCTAATGTCCTTTAGGGTCTTTCCTAAAGTCCTATTGTACCCACTCGATGTCCTTTGTCCCATCTAGACCTCCCCAAATACCCTCTAGACCTCCCCCATTGTCCCATTTAGGACCTCCTAATGTCCTTTGGGGTCTTCCTAAGGTCCTATTGTATCCCCTCAATGGCCTTTGTCCCATCTAGACCTCCACCCATTTAGGGCCTCCTAATGTCCTTTGGGGTCTTTCTAACGCCTATTATATCCACTCAATAGTCCCATCTAGACCTCCCCCATTGTCACCTTTAGGACCTCTTAATGGCCTTTGGGGTCTTCCTAATGTCCTATTGTACCCACTCAATGGCCTTCATCCCATCTAGACCTCCCCAAATACCCTCTGGACATCCCCCATTGTCCCATTTAGGGCCTCCTAATGTCCTTTGGGGTCTTCCTAAGGTCCTATTATATCTCCCCAATAGTCCCACCTAGACTTCCCATTCTTCCCCCACATTCCCTATCTAGGTCTCCTCCAACCCCCCCCATGCCCCATCTCAGTCCCCCCAATGCCCCACTCCCATCCCCCCACCCTCACatccctctttccccccccacatcccatcCCCCCTCTCCCCAATCCCCTTATCTCCCACCCCATCATCCTGtcctcaccccccccctccttccccccatacccccccctgccccatagagccacTCACTGTCCTTCCTCATCCCCACGTCCAGGCACTTCTGGAGGCGGCAGGCCTGGCACTGCCTGCGTTTGGCCTTAGTTATGGGGCAGCTCCGGGCAAAGGGGCAGGTGAAGTGAACACCCTTAAGGATGGAACGCCTGGGGGGCATCAGGATGTGGGTCAGGGGGACACGGGGTTATGGGGCACGGAGACATGGGGTGGGGGCATCAGGCCCCTCCAATCCCACCCCCCACTCACATCTCATCCTGCCCCTCTTGTATCTGTTTCTGTCCCATCCCTTCCTCTCTTGTCCCCCATCCTGT
Proteins encoded:
- the NR1I3 gene encoding LOW QUALITY PROTEIN: nuclear receptor subfamily 1 group I member 3 (The sequence of the model RefSeq protein was modified relative to this genomic sequence to represent the inferred CDS: deleted 2 bases in 1 codon; substituted 1 base at 1 genomic stop codon), producing the protein MSLSSPSDPDSPGLQRDPDGPNVPNDVPDDPEEPKVCAVCGDRASGYHFHVMSCEGCKGFFRRSILKGVHFTCPFARSCPITKAKRRQCQACRLQKCLDVGMRKDMIMSEEALCRRRALRLQRRLAQPGGLTAEQQELINILIAAHQRTFDSSFSQFQHYQPAVRLCIPGPCSQSPPGCGVPSASPQLDCLDEDVLPDVFSILPHFADLSTFMIQQVIKFAKEIPAFRGLPIDDQISLLKGATLGICQIQFNTVFNEETNAWECGQHCFTIKDGALAGFQQIYLEPLLKFHISLKKLRLHEAEYVLLVAMLLFSPGRGRGDQCGAAPSASSCXWPPVPPDHASVTQRDFIDQLQEKVALTLKSYIDHRHPMPEGRFLYAKLLLLLTELQTLKLENTRQILHIQDLSSMTPLLSEIIS